Proteins from a genomic interval of Mustela lutreola isolate mMusLut2 chromosome 4, mMusLut2.pri, whole genome shotgun sequence:
- the SCART1 gene encoding scavenger receptor cysteine-rich domain-containing protein SCART1 isoform X3 encodes MKTVLWALGLGTLLLTLRAVPIGGPRNLRLAYRHSPCDGVVLVRHKEQWGHVCNQEWTLAEASVVCRQLGCGHAVGAPKYVPLPGEMVRPWLHNVSCRGDEPSFWECSLGAWTQSECPHEWVVVALCANGTFREIRLVKGHSPCSGLPEIRNVNGVDRLCGLHEEEATVFCRELGCGPVLQAPRRDVGVVGKYMTCRGTEPTIRNCRLNNNLRSGCDFQQDADVVCTGHTEARLVGGEHPCAGRLEVRRGLTWGTVCDDDLDQATAHVVCRELQCGSAVSTPGGAHFGRGSGPVWTEAFRCAGNESLLFHCPRGPGHQCGHGQDAGLRCSEFRLVNGSSSCEGRVELQVQRAWAPICAAHWDSADTTVLCHQLNCGSAEATPPGGHFGGGDAPIWPDVFHCVGTEPYLWNCAVGTLGSGVCALGNAAAVVCSGLLHALRLRDGQSRCDGRVEVSLDGVWGRVLDDAWDLRGAHVVCRQLGCGLADRAYDAPAPQRGAVPVGLSHARCQGTETRLTQCNVSASPLVPAGAARDVGVVCSGSLRVRLAAGPHRCAGRVEVLHGGVWGTVCDDGWDLRDAHVVCRQLGCGQALRALGAAPFGAGSGRIWLDQLGCSGRESALWQCPSRGWGQQDCGHKEDAGVVCSGSVALRLRGGIHHCAGWLDVFYNGTWGAVCSNALKDISLSIICKQLGCGEQGWLENKPVHSSLGTSWVDDIECRRLRNSTLWQCPSAPWHPHSCAPGEEVWITCAGLSEKMIQDSGETLNCSSTHSCPEEGMLRVRGGKDSCSGRVELWHAGSWGTVCDDSWDLADAEVVCRQLGCGPALGALAGAAFGPGSGPVWLDEVGCRGSESSLWSCPAEPWGLGDCGHKEDAGVHCSRDRGTTALPPALAQTSGHPSAPSPALKTRNLPMTFCLVLGTLLVIVSLVLGVQWFQNVGESGLGSCL; translated from the exons ATGAAGACAGTTCTCTGGGCCTTGGGACTGGGGACCCTTCTCCTCACTCTCAGGGCAGTCCCCATTG GCGGACCACGCAACCTGAGGCTGGCGTACAGACACAGTCCCTGCGACGGAGTGGTGCTGGTCCGCCACAAGGAGCAGTGGGGACACGTGTGCAACCAGGAGTGGACGTTGGCAGAGGCATCCGTGGTCTGCAGGCAGCTGGGCTGCGGCCATGCGGTGGGTGCACCCAAGTACGTCCCGTTGCCCGGGGAGATGGTGCGGCCGTGGCTTCACAACGTGTCTTGCAGGGGTGATGAGCCCTCCTTCTGGGAGTGCAGCCTCGGGGCCTGGACGCAGAGCGAGTGCCCTCATGAGTGGGTGGTGGTGGCTCTGTGTGCAA ATGGCACCTTTCGGGAGATCCGGCTGGTGAAGGGCCACagcccctgctctgggctccccgAGATCAGGAATGTGAACGGGGTGGATCGCCTCTGCGGCCTGCACGAGGAGGAGGCCACTGTGTTCTGCCGGGAGCTGGGCTGTGGGCCTGTGCTTCAGGCGCCGCGCCGAGATGTGGGTGTCGTCGGGAAGTACATGACGTGCAGGGGCACCGAGCCCACCATCCGGAACTGCAGGCTGAACAACAATCTGCGCAGCGGCTGTGACTTCCAGCAGGACGCGGATGTGGTCTGTACAG ggcacaCGGAAGCCCGGCTGGTGGGCGGTGAGCACCCCTGTGCCGGGCGTCTGGAAGTGAGGCGTGGCCTGACCTGGGGCACCGTCTGTGATGACGACCTGGACCAGGCCACGGCCCACGTGGTGTGCCGGGAGCTGCAGTGTGGCTCGGCCGTGTCCACGCCCGGGGGCGCCCACTTCGGTCGGGGCTCTGGGCCTGTGTGGACGGAGGCCTTCCGTTGTGCGGGCAACGAGTCTCTGCTGTTCCACTGCCCTCGGGGGCCGGGGCACCAGTGTGGGCACGGCCAGGATGCCGGGCTCAGATGCTCAG AGTTCCGGCTGGTTAACGGCAGCAGCAGCTGTGAGGGGCGCGTGGAGCTCCAGGTGCAGCGGGCCTGGGCCCCCATCTGCGCGGCCCACTGGGACTCAGCAGACACCACTGTCCTCTGCCACCAGCTCAACTGTGGCAGCGCGGAGGCCACACCCCCAGGAGGCCACTTTGGGGGCGGGGACGCTCCCATCTGGCCTGATGTGTTTCACTGTGTGGGGACAGAACCCTATTTGTGGAATTGCGCAGTAGGCACCCTTGGGAGCGGGGTCTGTGCCCTGGGGAACGCGGCTGCCGTGGTCTGCTCAG GTCTCCTCCACGCCCTGCGGCTGAGGGACGGACAGAGCCGCTGCGATGGCCGCGTGGAGGTCTCCCTGGACGGGGTGTGGGGCCGCGTCCTGGACGATGCGTGGGACCTGCGCGGCGCCCACGTGGTGTGCAGGCAGCTGGGCTGCGGACTGGCTGACCGGGCCTACGATGCACCTGCGCCCCAGCGCGGGGCCGTCCCCGTGGGGCTGAGCCACGCGCGCTGTCAGGGCACCGAGACCCGCCTGACTCAGTGCAACGTGTCCGCATCCCCGCTGGTACCCGCGGGGGCCGCGCGGGACGTGGGCGTCGTGTGCTCGG ggagcctgcggGTGCGGCTGGCCGCGGGGCCCCACCGCTGTGCGGGGCGCGTGGAGGTGCTGCACGGAGGCGTGTGGGGCACCGTGTGTGACGATGGCTGGGACCTGCGGGACGCCCACGTGGTCTGCCGGCAGCTGGGCTGCGGCCAAGCCCTCCGCGCCCTGGGGGCCGCGCCCTTCGGTGCGGGCTCGGGGCGCATCTGGCTGGACCAGCTGGGCTGCAGCGGCCGCGAGTCTGCGCTGTGGCAGTGCCCGTCGCGGGGCTGGGGCCAGCAGGACTGCGGGCACAAGGAGGACGCGGGCGTCGTCTGCTCAG GGTCAGTGGCTCTGAGGCTGCGAGGTGGCATTCACCACTGTGCTGGGTGGCTGGATGTGTTCTACAATGGGACATGGGGCGCCGTGTGCAGTAATGCCCTGAAGGACATCTCCTTGTCCATCATCTGCAAGCAGTTGGGCTGTGGGGAGCAGGGCTGGCTAGAGAACAAGCCTGTCCACAGCAGCTTGGGCACCTCCTGGGTGGATGACATCGAGTGCCGCAGGCTGAGGAACTCCACGCTGTGGCAGTGCCCCTCGGCGCCATGGCACCCACACTCCTGTGCCCCTGGAGAGGAGGTCTGGATCACCTGTGCAG GATTGTCAGAGAAAATGATACAGGATTCCGGGGAGACCCTCAACTGCTCATCCACCCACAGCTGCCCAG AGGAGGGTATGCTGCGTGTGCGTGGGGGCAAGGACAGCTGCTCTGGCCGTGTGGAGCTCTGGCATGCTGGCTCCTGGGGCACCGTGTGTGATGATTCCTGGGACCTGGCAGATGCAGAGGTCGTGTGCCGCCAGCTGGGCTGTGGCCCAGCTCTGGGTGCCCTTGCAGGGGCCGCCTTCGGGCCAGGCTCGGGCCCTGTGTGGCTGGATGAGGTGGGGTGCCGTGGCAGCGAGTCGTCCCTGTGGAGCTGTCCTGCAGAGCCATGGGGACTTGGAGACTGTGGACACAAGGAGGATGCTGGTGTGCACTGCTCCC GTGACAGGGGAACCACGGCCTTGCCACCGGCACTGGCACAGACATCGG GCCACCCCTCAGCCCCTTCGCCTGCCCTCAAGACCAGGAACCTGCCCATGACGTTTTGCCTTGTCCTCGGCACCCTTCTGGTTATCGTCTCCCTGGTCCTGGGGGTGCAATG GTTCCAGAATGTTGGGGAGTCTGGCCTCGGAAGCTGTTTATGA
- the SCART1 gene encoding scavenger receptor cysteine-rich domain-containing protein SCART1 isoform X2, which produces MKTVLWALGLGTLLLTLRAVPIGGPRNLRLAYRHSPCDGVVLVRHKEQWGHVCNQEWTLAEASVVCRQLGCGHAVGAPKYVPLPGEMVRPWLHNVSCRGDEPSFWECSLGAWTQSECPHEWVVVALCANGTFREIRLVKGHSPCSGLPEIRNVNGVDRLCGLHEEEATVFCRELGCGPVLQAPRRDVGVVGKYMTCRGTEPTIRNCRLNNNLRSGCDFQQDADVVCTGHTEARLVGGEHPCAGRLEVRRGLTWGTVCDDDLDQATAHVVCRELQCGSAVSTPGGAHFGRGSGPVWTEAFRCAGNESLLFHCPRGPGHQCGHGQDAGLRCSEFRLVNGSSSCEGRVELQVQRAWAPICAAHWDSADTTVLCHQLNCGSAEATPPGGHFGGGDAPIWPDVFHCVGTEPYLWNCAVGTLGSGVCALGNAAAVVCSGLLHALRLRDGQSRCDGRVEVSLDGVWGRVLDDAWDLRGAHVVCRQLGCGLADRAYDAPAPQRGAVPVGLSHARCQGTETRLTQCNVSASPLVPAGAARDVGVVCSGSLRVRLAAGPHRCAGRVEVLHGGVWGTVCDDGWDLRDAHVVCRQLGCGQALRALGAAPFGAGSGRIWLDQLGCSGRESALWQCPSRGWGQQDCGHKEDAGVVCSGSVALRLRGGIHHCAGWLDVFYNGTWGAVCSNALKDISLSIICKQLGCGEQGWLENKPVHSSLGTSWVDDIECRRLRNSTLWQCPSAPWHPHSCAPGEEVWITCAGLSEKMIQDSGETLNCSSTHSCPEEGMLRVRGGKDSCSGRVELWHAGSWGTVCDDSWDLADAEVVCRQLGCGPALGALAGAAFGPGSGPVWLDEVGCRGSESSLWSCPAEPWGLGDCGHKEDAGVHCSRDRGTTALPPALAQTSGHPSAPSPALKTRNLPMTFCLVLGTLLVIVSLVLGVQWYRGRAHRGRFQNVGESGLGSCL; this is translated from the exons ATGAAGACAGTTCTCTGGGCCTTGGGACTGGGGACCCTTCTCCTCACTCTCAGGGCAGTCCCCATTG GCGGACCACGCAACCTGAGGCTGGCGTACAGACACAGTCCCTGCGACGGAGTGGTGCTGGTCCGCCACAAGGAGCAGTGGGGACACGTGTGCAACCAGGAGTGGACGTTGGCAGAGGCATCCGTGGTCTGCAGGCAGCTGGGCTGCGGCCATGCGGTGGGTGCACCCAAGTACGTCCCGTTGCCCGGGGAGATGGTGCGGCCGTGGCTTCACAACGTGTCTTGCAGGGGTGATGAGCCCTCCTTCTGGGAGTGCAGCCTCGGGGCCTGGACGCAGAGCGAGTGCCCTCATGAGTGGGTGGTGGTGGCTCTGTGTGCAA ATGGCACCTTTCGGGAGATCCGGCTGGTGAAGGGCCACagcccctgctctgggctccccgAGATCAGGAATGTGAACGGGGTGGATCGCCTCTGCGGCCTGCACGAGGAGGAGGCCACTGTGTTCTGCCGGGAGCTGGGCTGTGGGCCTGTGCTTCAGGCGCCGCGCCGAGATGTGGGTGTCGTCGGGAAGTACATGACGTGCAGGGGCACCGAGCCCACCATCCGGAACTGCAGGCTGAACAACAATCTGCGCAGCGGCTGTGACTTCCAGCAGGACGCGGATGTGGTCTGTACAG ggcacaCGGAAGCCCGGCTGGTGGGCGGTGAGCACCCCTGTGCCGGGCGTCTGGAAGTGAGGCGTGGCCTGACCTGGGGCACCGTCTGTGATGACGACCTGGACCAGGCCACGGCCCACGTGGTGTGCCGGGAGCTGCAGTGTGGCTCGGCCGTGTCCACGCCCGGGGGCGCCCACTTCGGTCGGGGCTCTGGGCCTGTGTGGACGGAGGCCTTCCGTTGTGCGGGCAACGAGTCTCTGCTGTTCCACTGCCCTCGGGGGCCGGGGCACCAGTGTGGGCACGGCCAGGATGCCGGGCTCAGATGCTCAG AGTTCCGGCTGGTTAACGGCAGCAGCAGCTGTGAGGGGCGCGTGGAGCTCCAGGTGCAGCGGGCCTGGGCCCCCATCTGCGCGGCCCACTGGGACTCAGCAGACACCACTGTCCTCTGCCACCAGCTCAACTGTGGCAGCGCGGAGGCCACACCCCCAGGAGGCCACTTTGGGGGCGGGGACGCTCCCATCTGGCCTGATGTGTTTCACTGTGTGGGGACAGAACCCTATTTGTGGAATTGCGCAGTAGGCACCCTTGGGAGCGGGGTCTGTGCCCTGGGGAACGCGGCTGCCGTGGTCTGCTCAG GTCTCCTCCACGCCCTGCGGCTGAGGGACGGACAGAGCCGCTGCGATGGCCGCGTGGAGGTCTCCCTGGACGGGGTGTGGGGCCGCGTCCTGGACGATGCGTGGGACCTGCGCGGCGCCCACGTGGTGTGCAGGCAGCTGGGCTGCGGACTGGCTGACCGGGCCTACGATGCACCTGCGCCCCAGCGCGGGGCCGTCCCCGTGGGGCTGAGCCACGCGCGCTGTCAGGGCACCGAGACCCGCCTGACTCAGTGCAACGTGTCCGCATCCCCGCTGGTACCCGCGGGGGCCGCGCGGGACGTGGGCGTCGTGTGCTCGG ggagcctgcggGTGCGGCTGGCCGCGGGGCCCCACCGCTGTGCGGGGCGCGTGGAGGTGCTGCACGGAGGCGTGTGGGGCACCGTGTGTGACGATGGCTGGGACCTGCGGGACGCCCACGTGGTCTGCCGGCAGCTGGGCTGCGGCCAAGCCCTCCGCGCCCTGGGGGCCGCGCCCTTCGGTGCGGGCTCGGGGCGCATCTGGCTGGACCAGCTGGGCTGCAGCGGCCGCGAGTCTGCGCTGTGGCAGTGCCCGTCGCGGGGCTGGGGCCAGCAGGACTGCGGGCACAAGGAGGACGCGGGCGTCGTCTGCTCAG GGTCAGTGGCTCTGAGGCTGCGAGGTGGCATTCACCACTGTGCTGGGTGGCTGGATGTGTTCTACAATGGGACATGGGGCGCCGTGTGCAGTAATGCCCTGAAGGACATCTCCTTGTCCATCATCTGCAAGCAGTTGGGCTGTGGGGAGCAGGGCTGGCTAGAGAACAAGCCTGTCCACAGCAGCTTGGGCACCTCCTGGGTGGATGACATCGAGTGCCGCAGGCTGAGGAACTCCACGCTGTGGCAGTGCCCCTCGGCGCCATGGCACCCACACTCCTGTGCCCCTGGAGAGGAGGTCTGGATCACCTGTGCAG GATTGTCAGAGAAAATGATACAGGATTCCGGGGAGACCCTCAACTGCTCATCCACCCACAGCTGCCCAG AGGAGGGTATGCTGCGTGTGCGTGGGGGCAAGGACAGCTGCTCTGGCCGTGTGGAGCTCTGGCATGCTGGCTCCTGGGGCACCGTGTGTGATGATTCCTGGGACCTGGCAGATGCAGAGGTCGTGTGCCGCCAGCTGGGCTGTGGCCCAGCTCTGGGTGCCCTTGCAGGGGCCGCCTTCGGGCCAGGCTCGGGCCCTGTGTGGCTGGATGAGGTGGGGTGCCGTGGCAGCGAGTCGTCCCTGTGGAGCTGTCCTGCAGAGCCATGGGGACTTGGAGACTGTGGACACAAGGAGGATGCTGGTGTGCACTGCTCCC GTGACAGGGGAACCACGGCCTTGCCACCGGCACTGGCACAGACATCGG GCCACCCCTCAGCCCCTTCGCCTGCCCTCAAGACCAGGAACCTGCCCATGACGTTTTGCCTTGTCCTCGGCACCCTTCTGGTTATCGTCTCCCTGGTCCTGGGGGTGCAATGGTACCGTGGCAGAGCCCataggggtag GTTCCAGAATGTTGGGGAGTCTGGCCTCGGAAGCTGTTTATGA